Genomic segment of Rattus norvegicus strain BN/NHsdMcwi chromosome 7, GRCr8, whole genome shotgun sequence:
TGATTCTGGAGGCTCCGTCACTCTCTTGCTGGGGCTGGGAGCCAGTGAACTTGAGTTCTGGTTGTGGATGAGGAaacagatgggggagggggctaAGGCAGAGGGTCCCTTCTTTGCCATGAAGCCCTCCTATGACTGGACTCACTGTTTGTTGTCACAGGCTGACCCAAGCTTGATCCCAGCTGTGCATGCAGGCTACCAGTACCAGGGTACAGGAAGATGTCACAGTGTGGGACAACGGGCTCACCTGGAGAAGCAGAAGGTCTTAGGGTAGTTAGTGAGAGATAGTAAAGTCAATGGGATGAGCATTGGGGAAGGGTACAGGGTAGAGGGTGCTGAGAAATAGGTCCTATCTTGCGGTGGGCTGGAGAGGAATGGGTCTGGGCACAAGTGACCTCAGGGAGCGAGGCAAAGGAGGGAGGTGGTCCCCAGGACAGTAAGTGTTCGGGAGGTACTGGTAACATTGTGAGTAGAACTATCTTGAGatgggacagaggcaggtggggtgGGGCACAGGTAGGAAGCACTGTGGACTGAATAATCTAGGGGTCCTCCTAGGCCATGAGGTCTTGTGGACTCTGGAATAGGGAAGATGTATTTAAGAGAGTgtgatgtggggctggagagatggctcagtggttgagagcaccgactgctcttccagaggtcctgagttcaaatcccggcaaccacatggtggctcacaaccatctgtaatgggatccgatgacctcttctggtgtgtcagaagacagctacagtgtacttatatataataaataaataaatctttaaaaaatattgaaaaaaaaagagtgtgtgaTGTGGTAGTAGGAGGGGCCTTTCCACCTTTTCTGCCCTGCCCCCACACCTTGCTCTGAGGCCAAGTGACCCTTGCTGGCATTCAGGGATATAGGATAGGTCTCTGCCTACTTGGCCAGATCCACATTTTCAGTGGTTCCTGTGCATTTGGGTCCTGGCTGGGGCATGGTCAGTGTGAGGAGTTCCAGTCCGGTCTTTGGGTGACACTGGGGGTGGGGCACTACTTTATCTCCTTGTTTTTCCAACCTCACTTTTCCCCTCTGAGAAGGGAGTCAAGCCCAGAGGATATATGGTGGTACCTACAACCAGTCAGGTGATGTCTCCTTCCCTTGTTTGTACCCAGGATCCCCCTAGGAAGTGAGAGTGAGGTTCAGGGAGCTGTGGTAGGCTGAACCCTCTCACTCCAGAAGGTGGCCTTGAGCTTGGGAGCATGGCTGTGGAGGGCGTGAGCTTGGAATTCATTCGAGCAATTCTCTGCAGGCCATCAGCTTGAGATGGACTAGCCCCGCCTCAGGCCtacaggaagccaaggcaggcatCCGAGGTGACATTTCCTGCTATTAATGGAGGTTAATCTAAACAGTTCCTAATATTTACCTCCAGACGCCTCCGGCTGCTCTAGGGTGCCAGACAGGAAGAATGATGAGCCTCGTACAGCCAAAGTCCTTCCCTACACCCCTGTCTCCTCTGAGCCTCCCAGGGCCAAGGCCGGTCAGGCTGTTTGAGAGACAAAAGCTGGGTACCAGAGGACCAAGCAGAACCTTCTTAGACTCAGCGTTCCCATTAATGAACTGAAGTGAGTACCCTCACCTTTAAGGGCAGAGAGAATGGCTTTCAAGCACTTAGTAGGGCCACAGACGAGCCAATGCTCCCCCTACCTCTAGGTCACTCCTTAAGGACCTGATGAGGTACTGTGGGGCATCTAGCTGCTCGTCTATCTCTTTTTCCCTCCTGGGTGTTCCACAGCgagtggagagggaggggcacACAAGTCCCTTTAGGCTGGGGCCCCCACCAGCCCCCACCTGCCAACTGGGCCTTGAGCCAGGCGCAGAGAAAATAAACAGTGTTAATTTAGGGCGAAGACTTCTAGTGAAGGATGCTGTTTACATCGGATATAAATACACATTTCACGTCATTtggtggggagggaagagaaactgGTCACCAAGACCTCATAGCCTGGGCACTATGGCCTGAGAAAAGCCCTCCTGGACAAACCCTTAGCTGCAATATCTCAGAAGCAGGGTGATGTTCTGACCTCCCAAGACCAGGGAGACCATCTtcaaagagaggaaaagggagtggGGCATGGGGAAGCTGAGGCCCTACAGCCTCAAGAGAGGTTGTCTGAGTTCTCAGAGGTGGGAGGATGGCCCCAAGCCTGGCTCTTGACCCCTGAGATGGCAGCCAGTCCTCTTGGCTTTGAATGGTGGCAAACTCCTACCTTGGTCCTCAAAATCCTTGACTAAGGGCTCTTAAGGCCGAGAAGCTTCCAAGGCCCTGGGGAACACGGGTTAATGATATTGTTTTAGATTTAGGGGTAGGAGGGGAATCTGTCCATCCAGTCTAGGGATCCCTTTCTTCTAGAAAGGATGGTCCCAGAACAACTGCAACCTCTTTAGCACCAAGCCTAGTCATTCCCTCTTTAGTGAGAATTAGAATGATAACAACAGGGAGTCAGCATAAGGGAGCGTTGACGTTGACGGGGACAGGAAAGGGCGGAGATAACAGACTGGTTGCTGTGGCATGAACAGTGGGGTTAGAGTAGGAGACTGGGACATGCTGAAAAAAGGTTTGAATGGTGTTCATGTGAAGCCAAAGGGGCTGGAGTCGTTCCCTGTGATCACTGGCTCTCAGAGAGGTGGGCTCGGACTGATCTTAGACTAAGCAAGCTgtttccctgcctcagccttcctttcCATTGTCCGCAGTCCCCACCTCTATGAGATCTAAGTGGGTCTCATAGCACAGAAGAGAATCATGGTCAGAGGGGTACACACCTCAGGTCATAAGGACATTGGCTTGGAGCACCTGGGAGAATCATGAATAGCCTATGGGAACTTGAGCGACTCCTTAGGATGGAGTCTGGGGTCTCTGGACCGTATGACCTACTGTTTGGGGAGGTACAACAGAAGCCTCTACTGAGGATCAGGTACATGATGTTTAGGGGCAGGGGGGCAAAAGAATGTCGTGATTTTGCTCCCCGCTTCTCAGGTGTACTGACAGGAAGTAGGCCCTAGACAGGGTCCTGCCCCACTGACTTCATATGTTTTTGATGTCTGAACTGCAGGTCATCTCGGCCAGGACATAGAGACCCAATTGGGATAAGAAGGGTGGAGAACAGGGGTGGGGACAGATGACATGGCCTGCCTGGAGTAACAAAGTGTACTTCTCCATCATGGCTGTCACAAAGCCTTTCCTCTAAAGCTCGGGTCCTGgttccctttttgttttgttgtgttggaCTAAAAGTTGAATACAGGGCACCATGCTTGTTGAGCTAGCAATATAGCAGTGAGCTATACCCCCATGTCCAGACTCCTTGCTGAAAAGTGGGGCCCTGACTGTCTTTCTTGCTCTCACACAGCCCCCCAGAACTTGGATATGGAAACCCTGTCTGAATCAGTGAAAACTGTGTATCCTGTCCTTGCCCCAGCTACCAGTTGCTCAAGGCCGAGGTCCCTGGAACATAGGAGACTTCTCACTAGACCAGTGTACACTCTGGGCCCAGATCTCATCTAATCTGCTTTAGGAACTGTGACCTAGAGCCTGCCCCTCCACTACAGACTACTCCCCAAACACCAAGCAGGAGCCTGGAGCTAGAGAGAGGCAAGAATGAGATTCTCTGGAATCCAGCATGGAGCTGGTGATCAGAGATTCATTCCGTGGGAGAGTCTACAGGACAAAGAGGCCTTGGGTTCACGGCCCTGAGTTTGAGTTGCTTTGTATCTTTATTCCTGGCATTTTCTACCACTGGACAGGGCTTCGGCCACACAGAGTCTGGGGCAGTGGTCAGCGGGTTCAGGACTATTCTTAGGCTGGATCTTTGGAGTCTGGGAGGTAGCCATGGATGCAGGAGCTAGGATGCTGGAGACTGAGATTGTTTCTTGGCATTGAGCCCACTATAATCCAGTGGTGGTGTCTAGGTCAATTTaccctctgtgtgtgcatgcacacacgcgtgtgctttctctctctctctctctctctctctctctctctctccctctctctctctctctctctctctctctctctctctctctcacacacacacacacacacatatacacacatacacacaaggatGCACTAGCTTCTTCATTTGGGGTTGCAGTGGTTCAAATGTCAACCAGGATACCCAAGTCCAACTCCTGGTACACAGAGGGCCACCTTGTATTGCTATGCTGGCTTGTGGTGTAGTTCACAGAAGTCTGGGGTGTCTCTACTCCCTGTACATAACACTATTGCCCCCAAAACACTGACCATCTACTCTTGTTTCTCCATCTACCTGTAGTGGAGACTCTTCTGGTTGGGTTTAACCTTCCTGGAGTCATCAGAACATTGATCTTTGTGCTTTCTCTGGAAGAGCTTCTTCAGGGAACAATTCACAGAGGCTAGGAGCAGCTCCTAGATACCTTTTTGAGTGTTCAGTGGATACTACATAACCATAGGAAAGGCAAGCATCCAGCATTTATATCATTATACCCTATCTGGAGCCCTTGCAGACACTGCTAATCAATCACAGCACAGTGGGCTCAGTTTGTCAACACAACACACTGAACAGTCATATCCAACAGAGCAATAGGAAATTAACTGCTGTCCAGGACCAGGATATGTCTGGTTGGTAACCTTTCAGAGCCTTGACCTTCGACCCTTGGTGGAGTACTGCTACCTATGGCTCAGGCCCGTTGGTCAAAGGCTGGGTGAGGGTGTGAGAACCGGTGCTGAGGATGTGAATGGGGGCTGAGCCCTTGGTGCTCTTGTGCATGCTGACCATATCCATAGTGCTGGGCTTGAATTCTTCTCCACGCTGGTAGAAGAGGCCTTGGACAGTGGCCTGGAAACCACTGGTGATAAAACAGTAGACGATGGGGTCCATGCAGCTGTTGAGGCTGCTGAGGGTGACGGCCACATGGTAAGCCACAAGGCTGGTATGGTAAGGCACATTGGGCCACAGTGCCACAGTCACCTGGCGGGCATGGAAGGGTGTGAAACAGACCAGGAAGATGACCAGCACCGTGAGCAGCAGCTGCATGGCCCTCATGCGCCGCTGACGACCCTGGCGTAGCAGGCCTGGCCTCGACAGTGCACACATGATACGGCCTGTGAACACGCTGATGACCAGTAGCGGCAGCAGGAACTCCAGAACGGTCAGAGCAAAGACCCGGCAGCATGACCGTCCACCAGTCTTCACACCCAATACAGACAGGGTCACGACTCCCGCTGCCAGCCACACAAAGACGCACACAGCCTTGGCGCAGGCCGGCTGGCGCCAGCGATGGGAGCCCTCAGGTTGCACAATGGCCAGGTAGCGGTCCACACAGATGCAGGTGAGGAAGAGGATAGAACAGTGCATGTTGAGGAAGTAGCCCAGGACGTGAGGGAAGGCACAGTGTAGGCAGCCGCGGGCACCGTAGAAGACTGCAAAGCGTGTGGGCAGGGACAGGCCCACCAGCAGGTCAGTCACCACCAGGTTGATGGTATAGGTGACTGAAGGTGTCTTGGCCCGCGTGCGGCAGCAGAAGACGTACAGCGCCAGTCCATTGAGGAACAGCCCGGCAAGGAAGATGGTGCCATGCACGACCATTAGTGCCAGCCACAGGCTGGGGAAGGTGGCATGAAGTTCCTCATCCAGCCGGGCGAATAGGTAGAACAGGGGAGTCTCTGGCACACTTCCATTGGTCCATGCTGCTGTAGTGGTATTGGGGAACACAGCATCCCAGGGCCTCGAAGACAACGCAGAGGGCATGGCCATGGTCAGTGAACCCCCAGCCTGGAAGCAAACAAAGGAGTCACTGCCAGGTATCTGGCATTCCCCAACACATGCTTCTGTTTCACCCAGCTCCCTCCATCCCACCCAGACACTGTACTGAGTGTATGGGGCAAGGTGCTGAGACTCCAGAGCTCAATCAAGCTTGCTGGATAGACAAAAGTTTGCACGGAGGACTGTCCTCAGACTCCAGAGAAAAGCCAACACACGGGGCTGCTatgtgagttcagggctagctCCTACATGTCCTAGCTGCACCGTCTCAGGGAAGTCCCTTAACTACTGtgctttcttttctgctccatgcCACTGGGATCCTATTGCCTCTGGGAGCATTGCAGACATAGCTGATGGATGATGAACCAGTGGGGACTAGAAACTGCCTGCTGCACTCCTGCCCTACACCCCTTGTCAAGGTCCCAGCCTCTGGGCACTGGTCTATCCTTACCTTCTCTGGGGCCAGCTCCAGATCACCACTCTGGACTTTCCCTGGAGAATGGGTGCTCAGCAGCAGGCTGCATGGGTGCTGAGggttggaggcaggaggcaggcccCAGCAGAAGCTGCCTAGCTGCCTGGCCCCCTGGTGTGAGTCAAATAAACACTGGACTCTGTGCAGGGTGGCGCGGGGGGAAGCAGGGGGCTGGGCTGGAGCCACCCGCTGTTTATGTTTCTGTCATAGTGTTTAATTTTGCTCTGATTTATCCCTTTATTTAAAGAGGAAGGGTTAACGggatcccacccccaccccagccaacTGACCCTCCAAATATGGACATTTTTGGGGGGTTTTCAGGGGAAAGGAGCCTCTGGGAAGAGGCTGGGAGGAGAGCTGCATATAAGACTGCTGGCgctcaccaccccacccccctgcAGGGCACGagaagaccctccccacccaTAGGCTGGTTCCCTATATCACTGCTTGTTGGCCGTTGGCTGGTTGCTGTAAACAGCCTAGGCACTATCTATTCCCAGGGCTTGGCCACATGACCTCAGGTAGCAGGTTCCCTCTGGCCACTGTGACCTACGAGTCACCAAGTCTTGACTCCCAGGAGGTAGGGGTGAGAGTCCAATGCCTATCCTAGTAGGGTAAATTCAGCTTTGACTTTGAATGGAAAAGAACAGGGCTGGTAGTCACCTCTATTATTAAGCTCAGAGAGATCACTGCCTGCTGAGGTCATCCAGCATACCTTTCTGTCCCAGAGTCCTGTACCTGGACATCTACCACTGTGAAGAATCTCTGTGCTGCCCAGGACACAAACCCCTCTAGGCAGAAAGTGTTTCCTGAGTAAACTGTATGGCCTTCCTCCCGCCCTATGGTTCCAAGGCACCAGGCAGAGAGCAGGAAAGGTATTCTATAGTTGAAAGGGAGTGTGGAGTTAAGTCCTGGCATTTTGGGGCTATGGGCTGTACCTTAGGATCAAGGACACAGAAGGTTCCCAGAAGGATTGAGGTACCACTTGATGGGTTCCTACTTTACAGTTAAGAAAATGCTGGGAGAAAAGCTGGCAGAGCCAGGAAAGACAGACTATTCTCTATGGATACTCCCTAGGCTCTGGCCTTGGGCGAGTGACACAATCAGAGACTTGTAATAAACATTACAGCTCTCCCTCTGGGAGTCAGTCCCAGGGTGTAGCCAACTCTTAGGGCCCTGCTTCCCCAGAAGCTCCCCAGGGCCATTTGTGATCACCAGAAGTGTTACTGAGGTGTTGGGGACACAACAGCTCAGTGGTGGGGCTCTGGGGATCCTGAGCCTTGAGAGAGCCGGGAGCCACATTCAGAATACCCCAGAGTCCAGTcaggtgaggagggagggaggcacacGTATTGTTGCTCTGCTCCAAGAATCTGAGCCCTTGCTTTGAATAAAGCTGTGTTCTGATTTGAATATCACAGTAAATCCTAAAACTTGTTAACTGAGCCATGATCTCAGTAAATCAATGTCACACTCTGAGATGGGCGTTTGCTCACACACTGAACCCTGACTCTTGTCAAACATTGAGCCCTGATCTCAATAACACAAGAAGCCTCCATTCTTGTAACACTCTGAGTCCAACCTTAGTCAAACACTGAGCGCTCTaacgggtgtggtggtgcacaccctatTCCAGttctcaggaggtaaaggcaggccTGTGTCTGTGAGacggaggtcagcctggtctacatagtgttataggctagccagagctacataaagagactctgtgtgtgtgtgtgtgtgtgtgtgtgtgtgtgtgtgtgtgtgtgtgtatgtgttgttttgttttgttgtaagaGCTCCGATCCCTCTCTGAGCCTGGATCCTGATTACACACTGAGACTTGATCCCAGAGATAGAACAAGCCCTGATCCTAATTATATACTGTGTGAACTGAGGGTTTCCAAAGCACCAGGTGTATAAACCGAATATTATGACTGCTCCAAGGAATGACTGAGGAGAAGGTTTcattgtagatatgagggagagtCCAGCCAGAGGTGTCTGGAAGGATCCAGAGCAAAGAGAGAAAGTAGCAaactgaacatggccagcagactgGACCAGGTGTgaaaggagatgggggtggggctggaggggtgagaggagagatgaagatgaagaaaacGTGGGCAGAGGAGACTGAGAgaggaggaccaagaggtgaagacaaaagagagaaggtATAGCCACGATAGTAGAGTTATTACtgaccaggaagccagggagggtGTGAGGtgtgggcagggagggagggagggagggagggaggagagccaGAGTGCAAGCATGGACTCTGTAACAGGTACTTGTGATTCTGAGAGAGCCCAAAGGCCAGCGCATACCTTGGTATGCCAACTGGCACCACAGATACCCATTTGGCCCTGAGTTTCTTTTGGATCTGACAGACACAGATCTCCAGGCCCATAGACACAAGAAGACTAATCTCTGTCACACCCTGACCCAGGTTCATTTTAAGTCCTGATCCGGCATGCATGGTTTCCTCTTCCTAGACATATGTCTCTGTTGTACttggacacacagacagaaccCTGATCCCTTGGACCCTGGTCCAAACAGCTGTATACTGGTCCTTGGTCCCCGATTATAGTTACATAGTGATCCTGTTCCCCTCTAAGACCTGGTCTTGTTCGTGAAGCTCTAGTTTTGTTCATAACTGGGGCCTCGCAATGGGCAGGcgatcctttttccttctttccttccttccttccttccttccttcctccattccctcctcccttcctcccttccctccattccctcctcccttccttcctcccttccttcccccattccccctcccttccttccttcctcccttctctccttccttcctccattccctccctccctccctccttccctccctctctccctcctcccttccctccttccttccttcttacccCCTCTGTTGAGGCTGCTGCCTCTGTACCCATTATGACTTCCACCCCTGATATTCCCTCAAGTGCTCCCCTAGTTCCAACCTCCCCCTCACACTGAAGTCCTCAGTGCATCTTTAAGTGATCACTCCCAGACTCCCCAGTCCCAGTGGACAGGGTGTGTATACTGGGGAAGCCTGGAAGGAGAAGCACAAACGTGGCCCTTGAGGAAGAGGGAAGCTGCAAACAAGCAGGCCACAGAGACTTGTCTGAGTCTGACAGCTTCTAAGGAGGAGAAGGCTTCTATGGGGCCACTATGCCTCTTTACCACCCTCCCTGTCTCCACTGCTGTGGGCCTCTACAGAGAGTGATCATACTTGGTGGAGGCTTGCTTGGCCCTGCTAatatcttttcttcccttcaggAGATCAGAGTCCGCATGTTATAGGCCAGCTGAGCCTTTGCTGAGGGCAAGCTGTGGTGGGCTAGGTCTCCCAGATCACACACAAACAACCTTCAGAGAGGTTGGGAAGCCCTTTTTCCACCAGGGACCTGAGGCTGAGTCTTGACCAGGGTTGGAGTATCCCTGCTGCCAGGGCTTTTGCTTGCTAGAGAGAAACTCTCTCTCTTGCAGTATGATTACTGCCCAGCTAGGTGACCCTTCAACTTGGCCTTCTGCTCCTCACTCAGTGGTTCTGCTACTTCTGTGACACTGTATGCCTACTCACTAGTCCGAGCACTGTGGGCTGTCAGAGCCCAGCACACAATAGCCACCCTGCCAAAGCCGGCAGGGCATGGTTGGCTTCTTGCCCTAACACTCATTGTCAAGACTCAGCTCACCTTCCCAGAGCCCTCAGGATTCCACTAAGGGTGGAGCTGCGGGCCCTGTTACTGGTTTTTGCCTCCAACTGTACCCTCCCCAGCCACCTGTTGAGCAAGGCTGACACCTCTTCCAGGAAGCCCTTCGAAGTCACCCAGACTGCTGGGTTTGTCCCTAACCCACCACATCACATGCTCCATGGAATTAATTATCTGCTTTGAGCTTGCTCTGCCCCCACCTGAACCCTTGGGATTCACTCCACCTTGTAGAGTCAAGACTCTAGGGGCCTGCATAAATGAAGGGAGTCCTGCAGAGAGACCTGGAGGTGTTGTGCGGCTCAGTGGGTAATACCTACATCATCCACAAGAGAGCTATAGAGTTACAGTGAGCATGCTGAAGGATCCCGGGCGGCCATGTCAGCCAGCCCAGGATTTCTCAGAGATGTCAAGAAGCAACCAGGGACAGAACAAGCTTCTCAAGTCCCCTGACTCCGTACCCTCCCTTTAGGTCATGTTAATATACCATGCCCTGAACACTGATGGGAGTGGCTGCTTCTGTCCCTCAGAGCTCTGAGCGTGAGGGTGTGGAATGCTCTAGTGTAAGATTCCCTATGGGTCACCTGGGGTCATGACTACTTTTCTCCTTAACCTGTGAATGGGAGTGGCTTGTTTGGTCTTTTCCTTAGGCTCCGCCCAAACCCACCCAGATGTCTGCATGTGGCTTCTTGGCTGCCTGGTGGCCCACAGTTGTTCTTCTGCAGATTGGCTGCCCTGCCTGGCTCCACGTGGGACCAGGAAGCTAAAGGGTGGCTCCGGATCCTGCTCCACCTGACTTCCTGTGCCAGGCTTGGGAGGGGCAGGCACTGAGGTACTCCAGGGATTGGCTGGGCAGGAGTATGAGTACTCTACAACCCCAGGGCAGCAGCAGCTTTTATAGGAGAGGCAAACCATCTGCCCAGGGTCATGACCCCGAGGACCCAATGTGTGTTGGGTGGGACCAAGAGCCATGTAGGGAGCAGGGGGGTCTAGCTGCAGCAACTGGGAGGGTCTTGCGAACTCTGACGTCACGGGTGTATGTACAAGTCTACCGGGGCTCAGAGTGCAATCCAATAAAGAGCCACATGGCCTTCTAAGGCCAAGAGAGCCATGGCTAGGGAAGCACttcttgcttatttttattactaatCGTGATTATTGAGACAGTTATACTTTGGTCCAAGCCGAACTGGAACCGACTATGTAAACATAgggtagctttgaactcacagcaatcctcctgtcttagcttcccaagggctgagattacatTTGTGAACTACTGTGCTGGGCTTGGTAGCACCCTCTTTAGATCCAGGGGCAACTGTGTTCCCTTGGCTTGAACTGCCCTTTGGTTCCCTCTCATTCAGTCTGGCATAAAAATTCAACTTTCTCTGAGTCACCTGGCAGCTCTCTGAGGCACAGTTAGGACCTCAAGACCCCATAACCCAGCTTTCCTGGGAGTGGACCGAGCACTGCTGGGAATAGGACCTGGACGGTATCTTGCCAACTTCCCCCAAAGTCACCATCAGAGAAACTTTAGCTGAGACCTTGGGAATGGGACTAACGGGAATGTCACATGTTTCTTGGGATCACACTTGGAGGTCCTGATGTTCCCAGGTCTCCCTGCCATGCTGGTTCCCTGCTTACCTCAAACCTAGACAACTGCAGCTCCCCTAGTCCCTGACACCCTGTTTGCCAATTCAGTCATTTTAAGGACTGCTGGATTGTGCAGGGTAAGGGGCAACTGTTTAATTCTTCTGAATGGCTGGTGCACACGGCCTCCGCACTTGCGGTTCTCCATCTCAGGCATGCTGTTCTTTGTGCCTGGGTTACCTGGTAGAGTTTGCACACTCTGTTCCCTGTGCTTAAATCACCCCATGTAAGCGCTTAGTACTCACAGTCAGTATCCCACCCAACACTCCTCCAACACTCCTTCGATTCCCGGTACCTTGGATACCCTCCCTGAGGAAAAACTATAATCCCATAATTCTTTGGTCCCTATGAGGATACCTCCAAAGAGCtcactaacccctcccccccgAAAGGAACCCCCAAATAGGTTCTGCTGACCCCATTTTGGTTGTGAGGGTCCTAGAGAGGCTCATTCTGATGCTCGGTGTCACACAATAGGGGCAGAAGTACTAGGTTTGACCTCCGCACTGTCC
This window contains:
- the Gpr20 gene encoding G-protein coupled receptor 20, coding for MPSALSSRPWDAVFPNTTTAAWTNGSVPETPLFYLFARLDEELHATFPSLWLALMVVHGTIFLAGLFLNGLALYVFCCRTRAKTPSVTYTINLVVTDLLVGLSLPTRFAVFYGARGCLHCAFPHVLGYFLNMHCSILFLTCICVDRYLAIVQPEGSHRWRQPACAKAVCVFVWLAAGVVTLSVLGVKTGGRSCCRVFALTVLEFLLPLLVISVFTGRIMCALSRPGLLRQGRQRRMRAMQLLLTVLVIFLVCFTPFHARQVTVALWPNVPYHTSLVAYHVAVTLSSLNSCMDPIVYCFITSGFQATVQGLFYQRGEEFKPSTMDMVSMHKSTKGSAPIHILSTGSHTLTQPLTNGPEP
- the Gpr20 gene encoding G-protein coupled receptor 20 isoform X1, producing the protein MWQDPAGGSLTMAMPSALSSRPWDAVFPNTTTAAWTNGSVPETPLFYLFARLDEELHATFPSLWLALMVVHGTIFLAGLFLNGLALYVFCCRTRAKTPSVTYTINLVVTDLLVGLSLPTRFAVFYGARGCLHCAFPHVLGYFLNMHCSILFLTCICVDRYLAIVQPEGSHRWRQPACAKAVCVFVWLAAGVVTLSVLGVKTGGRSCCRVFALTVLEFLLPLLVISVFTGRIMCALSRPGLLRQGRQRRMRAMQLLLTVLVIFLVCFTPFHARQVTVALWPNVPYHTSLVAYHVAVTLSSLNSCMDPIVYCFITSGFQATVQGLFYQRGEEFKPSTMDMVSMHKSTKGSAPIHILSTGSHTLTQPLTNGPEP